One part of the Acuticoccus sediminis genome encodes these proteins:
- a CDS encoding ABC transporter substrate-binding protein has protein sequence MRNLRALLAAAGVATLAAANPALAATPDDMLVIANRIDDIVSLDPAETFEFAGNDVNRNVYGRLVNFDPADLDAGYQPDIAESWKVSEDGTAITFTIRDGMTFHSGNPVRAEDVAFSLARVIKLNLTPSFILSQFGFTPENVDEKITVDGNTVTLAFDAPYAESFVLNCLTAGVGSIVDRELAMEHEVDGDLGHDWLKTNSAGSYAYKLTNWRPSEAVTLEANPDFYLGEPAMKRVIVRHISESANQRLLLERGDIDVARNLNPEDVSGIEGADAIKVVDELRGRIMYASFNQKNEFSTNPKVVEALKYAVDYEGMVNSFLKGQWTIHQTFLPQTYFGALDETPYSFDLEKAKSLIEEAGVTTPVTLGLGVRDAQERIEIAQSMQNTLGQLGINLDITVGTGAQTLGKYRARELDVYVGEWGPDYPDPNTNAATFSSNPDNSDAANATGILAWRNAYDPGELTEMTKDAVLEKDTEKRRQMYQEIQQKFLETAPFVIMFQKIEQAAMRDNVEGLSLGQAITSAAYWKVSK, from the coding sequence ATGAGAAATCTTCGCGCGCTCCTGGCCGCGGCTGGAGTCGCCACGCTCGCCGCGGCGAACCCGGCGCTCGCGGCGACGCCGGACGACATGCTGGTCATCGCCAACCGGATCGACGACATCGTCTCGCTCGACCCGGCCGAGACGTTCGAGTTTGCCGGCAACGACGTGAACCGCAACGTCTACGGCCGCCTCGTCAACTTCGACCCGGCCGACCTCGATGCCGGCTACCAGCCCGACATCGCCGAGAGCTGGAAGGTCTCCGAGGACGGCACCGCCATCACCTTCACCATCCGTGACGGGATGACCTTCCACTCCGGCAACCCGGTCCGCGCCGAGGACGTCGCCTTCTCGCTCGCGCGCGTCATCAAGCTGAACCTCACGCCCTCGTTCATCCTCAGCCAGTTCGGCTTCACGCCCGAGAACGTCGACGAGAAGATCACCGTCGACGGCAACACGGTGACCCTCGCCTTCGACGCGCCGTACGCCGAATCGTTCGTCCTGAACTGCCTCACCGCCGGCGTCGGCTCGATCGTCGACAGGGAGCTGGCGATGGAGCACGAGGTCGACGGCGACCTCGGCCACGACTGGCTGAAGACCAACTCGGCCGGCTCCTACGCCTACAAGCTGACCAACTGGCGCCCGTCCGAGGCGGTCACGCTGGAGGCGAACCCGGACTTCTACCTCGGCGAGCCGGCGATGAAGCGCGTGATCGTGCGCCACATCTCCGAGAGCGCCAACCAGCGCCTGCTGCTGGAGCGGGGCGACATCGACGTCGCGCGCAACCTCAACCCGGAGGACGTCTCCGGCATCGAGGGCGCGGACGCCATCAAGGTCGTCGACGAGCTGCGCGGCCGCATCATGTACGCGAGCTTCAACCAGAAGAACGAGTTCAGCACCAATCCGAAGGTCGTCGAGGCGCTGAAGTACGCGGTCGACTACGAGGGCATGGTCAACTCGTTCCTGAAGGGCCAGTGGACCATCCACCAGACCTTCCTGCCGCAGACCTACTTCGGCGCGCTCGACGAAACGCCCTACAGCTTCGACCTCGAGAAGGCGAAGTCGCTCATCGAGGAGGCGGGGGTGACCACGCCGGTCACGCTCGGCCTCGGCGTCCGGGACGCGCAGGAGCGCATCGAGATCGCCCAGTCGATGCAGAACACGCTGGGCCAGCTCGGCATCAACCTCGACATCACCGTCGGCACCGGCGCGCAGACGCTGGGCAAGTACCGTGCGCGCGAGCTCGACGTCTACGTCGGCGAGTGGGGGCCGGACTATCCGGATCCGAACACCAACGCGGCGACCTTCTCGTCCAACCCGGACAATTCGGACGCGGCGAACGCCACCGGCATCCTCGCCTGGCGCAACGCCTACGACCCGGGCGAGCTGACCGAGATGACGAAGGACGCGGTGCTCGAGAAGGACACCGAGAAGCGACGCCAGATGTACCAGGAGATCCAGCAGAAATTCCTCGAGACCGCCCCGTTCGTGATCATGTTCCAGAAGATCGAGCAGGCGGCGATGCGTGACAACGTCGAGGGGCTGTCGCTCGGCCAGGCGATCACCTCCGCGGCGTACTGGAAAGTCAGCAAGTAG
- a CDS encoding peptidoglycan DD-metalloendopeptidase family protein, with amino-acid sequence MRVPGASLFAANNPPETATNPIESSDLTPLNGQQAMVTPVSSQPITTPASLRARGWTVEGAPIVEVSAGDTVDTLSQGFNVPVDVILEANRLSNPLDVRPGSRIIIPTYVRVDQPNLTPAMGPSSIPDVSGSPQESVQQQASLGTPPRTLNEQAANQSHTVQPGETLYSIARTYRVSHTAIAEANGMSPDAYVRSGQVLRIPGPGGLGNAQVAAKQPAQPQPETQVAMAEPQQRIDAAPAPTAPVTSAPQASTPAAPAAPAPTQPAPSQSASGFAWPLRGAIIVGFGKQASGERNDGINLAAPSGTPVHAAGNGKVIYAGNELEGYGNLILIQHDGDWVSAYAHNSELKVSRGDTVQRGQTIAAVGNTGSVDQPQLHFELRRNSTPVDPLPHLAGA; translated from the coding sequence GTGCGCGTCCCCGGAGCGTCCCTGTTCGCGGCCAACAACCCGCCCGAGACGGCGACCAACCCGATCGAGTCGAGCGACCTCACTCCCCTCAACGGTCAGCAGGCGATGGTGACGCCCGTCTCATCGCAGCCGATCACGACGCCGGCCTCGCTGCGCGCCCGCGGCTGGACGGTCGAGGGAGCGCCGATCGTCGAAGTGTCGGCCGGTGACACGGTGGACACCCTCTCGCAGGGCTTCAACGTCCCCGTCGACGTGATCCTCGAGGCGAACCGCCTGTCCAACCCGCTCGACGTCCGGCCGGGCTCGCGCATCATCATCCCGACCTACGTGCGGGTCGACCAGCCGAACCTGACCCCGGCGATGGGGCCGAGCTCGATCCCGGACGTCTCCGGCTCCCCGCAGGAGAGCGTGCAGCAGCAGGCGAGCCTCGGCACACCGCCGCGCACCCTCAACGAGCAGGCCGCCAACCAGAGCCACACCGTGCAGCCCGGTGAGACGCTCTATTCCATCGCCCGCACCTACCGCGTGTCGCACACCGCGATCGCCGAGGCGAACGGCATGAGCCCCGACGCCTACGTCCGCTCCGGCCAGGTGCTGCGCATCCCGGGCCCCGGCGGCCTGGGCAATGCGCAGGTCGCCGCGAAGCAGCCGGCCCAGCCGCAGCCCGAGACGCAGGTCGCGATGGCCGAGCCGCAGCAGCGCATCGACGCCGCGCCGGCGCCCACCGCGCCCGTCACCAGCGCGCCGCAGGCGAGCACGCCGGCCGCGCCGGCCGCGCCGGCCCCGACGCAGCCCGCGCCGAGCCAGTCCGCGTCCGGCTTCGCGTGGCCGCTTCGCGGCGCGATCATCGTCGGCTTCGGCAAGCAGGCCTCGGGCGAGCGGAACGACGGCATCAACCTCGCGGCCCCGTCCGGCACCCCGGTGCACGCCGCCGGCAACGGCAAGGTCATCTACGCCGGCAACGAGCTGGAGGGGTACGGCAACCTCATCCTGATCCAGCACGACGGCGACTGGGTCTCCGCCTACGCCCACAATTCCGAGCTGAAGGTCTCGCGCGGCGACACCGTGCAGCGTGGCCAGACGATCGCGGCGGTGGGCAACACCGGCTCCGTCGACCAGCCCCAGCTCCACTTCGAACTGCGCCGCAACTCAACGCCCGTCGATCCGCTTCCCCACCTCGCCGGCGCCTGA
- a CDS encoding ABC transporter permease, with translation MPRWIVRLASGVGTIAVTLLGLLFVTFIIGRLMPIDPVLAVVGERATQSTYDQVYREMGLDQPVIVQFLYYLRDVLSGDFGRSTTTAHPVIEDIARVFPATLELATLGTLIGVLVGVPLGVLAAVKRGSLVDQIARVLALVGYSAPIFWLGLLALNVFYGQLGWVAGPGRVSIFYMDLVPPVTGLVLVDAILDDNWDVFWDALSHIILPASLLGYYSLAYISRMTRSFMLEQMSAEYVTTARVKGVPEWRVIWGHAFANIRVQLITVIALSYAALLEGSVLTEIIFAWPGLGNYIATALLSADLNAVMGGTVVVGCVFVCLNLFADFLYRFFDPRAR, from the coding sequence GTGCCCCGCTGGATCGTCCGCCTCGCCTCGGGCGTCGGCACGATCGCGGTCACGCTCCTCGGCCTCCTCTTCGTCACCTTCATCATCGGCCGCCTGATGCCGATCGACCCGGTCCTCGCCGTCGTCGGCGAGCGCGCCACCCAGTCGACCTACGATCAGGTCTACCGCGAGATGGGCCTCGACCAGCCCGTCATCGTCCAGTTCCTCTACTATCTCCGCGACGTCCTCTCCGGCGACTTCGGCCGCTCCACCACGACGGCGCATCCGGTCATCGAGGACATCGCGCGCGTCTTCCCCGCGACGCTTGAGCTCGCGACGCTGGGCACGCTCATCGGCGTCCTCGTCGGCGTGCCGCTCGGCGTGCTGGCGGCGGTCAAGCGCGGCTCGCTGGTGGACCAGATTGCGCGCGTGCTGGCGCTCGTCGGCTACTCGGCGCCGATCTTCTGGCTCGGCCTGCTGGCGCTCAACGTGTTCTACGGGCAGCTCGGCTGGGTCGCCGGGCCGGGGCGCGTCTCCATCTTCTACATGGACCTCGTGCCGCCGGTGACGGGTCTGGTCCTCGTCGATGCCATCCTCGACGATAACTGGGACGTCTTCTGGGACGCGCTCAGCCACATCATCCTTCCGGCCTCGCTGCTGGGTTACTACTCGCTCGCCTACATCTCCCGCATGACGCGCTCCTTCATGCTGGAGCAGATGTCGGCGGAATACGTCACCACCGCGCGGGTGAAGGGCGTGCCGGAGTGGCGCGTCATCTGGGGGCACGCGTTCGCCAATATCCGCGTGCAGCTCATCACCGTGATCGCGCTGTCCTACGCCGCCCTTCTGGAGGGCTCGGTGCTGACCGAGATCATCTTCGCCTGGCCGGGACTCGGCAACTATATCGCCACCGCCCTGCTGTCGGCCGACCTCAACGCGGTGATGGGCGGGACGGTCGTGGTGGGCTGCGTCTTCGTCTGCCTCAACCTCTTCGCCGACTTCCTGTACCGCTTCTTCGACCCGAGGGCGCGCTGA
- a CDS encoding protein-L-isoaspartate(D-aspartate) O-methyltransferase — protein MTPEEEAIARAELAMNLRRQNVAGHKVLAALESVPRSLFLSAEHKALAYADRAAPIECGQTVSQPAVVAQMTEALELGPNDRVLEIGTGSGYQTAILARLAGHVYSVERYRLLSDLARERLSVLKLDNVDFLVGDGHEGWAEHAPYDRIIVTAAAAAVPEALVEQLVPEGILVAPVGAEGMVQELLKCRKAGEGLVGEHIADVRFVPLVPGIAGRL, from the coding sequence ATGACCCCCGAGGAGGAGGCCATCGCGCGGGCCGAGCTCGCCATGAACCTGCGCCGGCAGAACGTTGCCGGCCACAAGGTCCTGGCGGCGCTGGAGTCGGTCCCGCGCTCCCTCTTCCTCTCGGCCGAGCACAAGGCGCTCGCCTACGCCGACCGCGCCGCGCCCATCGAGTGCGGCCAGACGGTCTCCCAGCCCGCGGTCGTCGCGCAGATGACCGAGGCGCTCGAGCTCGGCCCCAACGACCGCGTCCTCGAGATCGGCACCGGGTCGGGCTACCAGACGGCGATCCTCGCCCGCCTCGCCGGTCACGTCTATTCGGTGGAGCGCTACCGCCTGCTCTCCGATCTTGCGCGCGAGAGGCTTTCCGTCCTCAAGCTCGACAACGTCGATTTCCTCGTCGGCGATGGTCACGAGGGTTGGGCGGAGCACGCGCCCTACGACCGCATCATCGTCACCGCCGCGGCGGCCGCCGTTCCGGAGGCGCTCGTCGAGCAGCTTGTTCCTGAAGGGATTCTCGTCGCGCCGGTCGGCGCGGAGGGGATGGTTCAGGAGCTCCTCAAGTGTCGCAAGGCGGGCGAGGGGCTGGTCGGGGAGCACATCGCGGATGTGCGTTTCGTACCTCTCGTCCCGGGGATCGCCGGCCGGTTGTGA
- the serS gene encoding serine--tRNA ligase produces MFDIRVVRDAPDAFDAALAKRGAPPAASRLLELDDERRAIVSRLQDAQTARNAASKAIGKAKATRNEDEAQRLIGEVAELKTTIQTGEEQERDVTQRLHAELSALPNMVLADVPVGEDEDANVELRRVGEPPKFDFEVREHDAIGEALGLMDFERAGKLAGSRFTVLTGKLARLERALGQFMIDRHTEAHGYTEVSPPLLVRDEAVFGTAQLPKFADDLFRTTDGRWLIPTAEVPLTNLVAGEILDGRQLPLRVTALTPCFRSEAGSAGRDVRGMLRQHQFTKCEMVSVTTAEQSLDEQERMTGCAEAVLQALGLAYRVVTLCTGDLGFGARRTYDIEVWLPGQNTYREISSCSVCGDFQARRMNARYRPEPDASPLFVHTLNGSGVAVGRALIAVMENYQEADGSVRVPEVLVPYTGFERIDAK; encoded by the coding sequence ATGTTCGACATTCGCGTAGTCCGGGACGCACCGGACGCCTTCGACGCCGCCCTTGCCAAGCGAGGAGCCCCGCCAGCGGCGTCCCGCCTTCTGGAGCTGGACGACGAGCGCCGCGCGATCGTCTCCCGCCTCCAGGACGCGCAGACGGCCCGCAACGCCGCGTCCAAGGCCATCGGCAAGGCCAAGGCCACCAGGAACGAGGATGAGGCCCAGCGCCTCATCGGCGAGGTGGCCGAGCTGAAGACCACCATCCAGACCGGCGAGGAGCAGGAGCGTGACGTCACGCAGCGCCTGCACGCCGAGCTCTCGGCGCTCCCCAACATGGTCCTCGCAGACGTCCCCGTGGGCGAGGACGAGGACGCCAACGTCGAGCTTCGCCGCGTCGGCGAGCCGCCGAAGTTCGACTTCGAGGTCAGGGAGCACGACGCCATCGGCGAGGCGCTCGGCCTGATGGACTTCGAGCGGGCGGGCAAGCTCGCCGGCTCGCGCTTCACCGTGCTGACGGGCAAGCTCGCCCGGCTGGAACGCGCGCTCGGCCAGTTCATGATCGACAGGCACACCGAGGCGCACGGCTACACCGAGGTCTCCCCGCCGCTGCTGGTGCGCGACGAGGCGGTGTTCGGCACGGCCCAGCTGCCGAAGTTCGCCGATGACCTCTTCCGGACGACCGACGGGCGCTGGCTGATCCCGACCGCCGAGGTGCCGCTCACCAACCTCGTCGCCGGCGAGATCCTCGACGGGCGCCAGCTGCCGCTGCGCGTGACGGCGCTGACCCCGTGCTTCCGCTCCGAGGCCGGCTCGGCGGGCCGCGACGTGCGGGGCATGCTGCGCCAGCACCAGTTCACCAAGTGCGAGATGGTGTCCGTCACCACCGCCGAGCAGTCGCTCGACGAGCAGGAGCGGATGACCGGCTGCGCAGAGGCCGTGCTCCAGGCGCTGGGCCTTGCCTACCGCGTCGTCACGCTCTGCACCGGGGACCTCGGCTTCGGCGCGCGCCGGACATACGACATCGAGGTGTGGCTGCCCGGGCAGAACACCTACCGCGAGATCTCGTCCTGCTCGGTCTGCGGCGACTTCCAGGCCCGGCGAATGAACGCGCGCTACCGGCCGGAGCCGGACGCCTCGCCGCTCTTCGTCCACACGCTGAACGGCTCGGGCGTGGCGGTCGGGCGGGCACTGATCGCGGTGATGGAGAACTACCAGGAGGCGGACGGTTCGGTCCGCGTTCCGGAGGTGCTCGTGCCGTACACCGGCTTCGAGCGCATCGACGCCAAATGA
- a CDS encoding dipeptidase, with protein MDLTVPTIFDGHNDVLSRLAGGGRAAAANTFRSGAGHINLERSHLGGFGGGFFAVWIPSSGGGTVDFDAMTKPRYSVPLPPPVAQPEALEAAMRQVSILMALEEADELKICRTAGEIEATLGTERLAAIFHIEGAEAIDRDLAVLDVLHAAGLRSLGPVWSRPNRFGHGVPFRFPSSPDTGPGLTEDGLRLVDRCLELGIMVDVSHLNEAGFWDVAKRTTKPIVATHSNAHAITPTARNLTDRQLAAVAETGGVVGINFASAFLREDGRMEGDVPLATVLKHIDHLIAILGESGLALGSDYDGALVPHALDGVERLPNLRHAMREHGYGEALIARICHGNWVDVLRRTWGA; from the coding sequence ATGGACCTCACCGTCCCAACGATCTTCGACGGCCATAACGATGTGCTCTCCCGCCTCGCCGGCGGCGGACGGGCGGCCGCAGCCAACACCTTCCGTTCCGGCGCCGGCCACATCAACCTGGAGCGCTCGCACCTCGGCGGCTTCGGCGGCGGCTTCTTCGCGGTCTGGATCCCCTCCTCCGGTGGCGGCACGGTCGACTTCGACGCCATGACCAAGCCGCGTTACAGCGTGCCGCTGCCGCCCCCCGTGGCGCAGCCGGAGGCGCTCGAGGCCGCGATGCGGCAGGTCTCCATCCTGATGGCGCTCGAGGAGGCGGACGAGCTGAAGATCTGCCGCACGGCGGGCGAGATCGAGGCGACGCTCGGCACCGAACGTCTCGCCGCGATCTTCCACATCGAGGGCGCCGAGGCGATCGACCGGGACCTCGCGGTGCTGGACGTGCTCCATGCGGCGGGCCTGCGGTCGCTGGGACCGGTGTGGAGCCGGCCCAACCGGTTCGGCCACGGCGTCCCCTTCCGCTTCCCCTCCTCGCCCGACACCGGGCCCGGCCTCACGGAGGACGGCCTGCGCCTCGTCGACCGGTGTCTCGAGCTCGGCATCATGGTGGACGTCTCGCACCTCAACGAGGCCGGCTTCTGGGACGTGGCGAAGCGCACCACGAAGCCGATCGTCGCCACCCACTCCAACGCCCACGCGATCACGCCGACGGCGCGCAACCTGACCGACCGGCAGCTCGCCGCGGTCGCCGAAACCGGCGGCGTCGTCGGGATCAACTTCGCCTCGGCGTTCCTGCGCGAGGACGGGCGGATGGAGGGCGACGTGCCGCTCGCCACCGTGCTGAAGCACATCGACCACCTCATCGCCATCCTGGGCGAATCGGGCCTGGCGCTCGGTTCGGACTATGACGGCGCCCTCGTCCCGCACGCCCTCGACGGGGTGGAGCGCCTGCCCAACCTGCGCCACGCGATGCGCGAGCACGGCTACGGCGAGGCGCTGATCGCCCGGATCTGCCACGGCAACTGGGTCGACGTCCTCCGCCGCACCTGGGGCGCCTGA